In Myxococcus stipitatus, the following are encoded in one genomic region:
- a CDS encoding PTS sugar transporter subunit IIB produces the protein MISLVRVDNRLIHGQVVEAWLPHLKVSRVVVADDEAASSPLIRAAMALAVQSAIEVQILPLSQVDFAALSKDGVRTLVLLRDVASVPFAYAHGLNLGELNLGNVHFGTGRRQVSPSVFLAEAELRTLQQLAEQGVRVEARAVPSEKPVELSDLSERWAKAG, from the coding sequence GTGATCTCCCTGGTCCGCGTCGACAACCGCCTCATCCACGGACAGGTCGTCGAGGCCTGGCTGCCCCACCTCAAGGTCTCCCGCGTCGTGGTCGCGGATGACGAGGCGGCCTCCAGTCCCCTCATCCGTGCGGCCATGGCGCTCGCGGTGCAGAGCGCCATCGAGGTCCAGATTCTTCCGTTGTCCCAGGTGGACTTCGCGGCCCTGTCCAAGGATGGGGTCCGCACGCTGGTGCTCCTGCGCGACGTGGCGTCCGTGCCCTTCGCGTACGCGCACGGGCTGAACCTGGGCGAGCTCAACCTGGGCAACGTGCACTTCGGCACGGGTCGCCGGCAGGTGTCCCCGTCCGTGTTCCTGGCGGAGGCGGAGCTGCGCACGCTCCAGCAGCTGGCGGAGCAGGGCGTGCGCGTGGAGGCGCGGGCGGTGCCGTCGGAGAAGCCGGTGGAGCTGTCGGACCTCTCGGAGCGGTGGGCGAAGGCCGGGTGA
- a CDS encoding PTS sugar transporter subunit IIA: protein MVGLVVASHGRLAEELVSTAEQIVGKLPAVATCNIEPGTPVEDLRAKMKQAVSRVDAGDGVIILADLFGGTPCKESLMMCQRMNLEVLAGVNLPMLLKANSLRSEQLTLSEMANQLASYGQRNITCASALLREAQQQPRT, encoded by the coding sequence ATGGTCGGCCTCGTCGTCGCATCGCACGGGCGTTTGGCGGAGGAGCTGGTCTCCACCGCGGAACAGATCGTGGGGAAGCTCCCCGCGGTGGCAACCTGCAACATCGAGCCGGGGACTCCCGTCGAGGACCTCCGCGCGAAGATGAAGCAGGCGGTGTCGCGCGTGGACGCCGGGGACGGTGTCATCATCCTCGCGGACCTGTTCGGTGGCACGCCCTGCAAGGAATCGCTGATGATGTGTCAGCGCATGAACCTGGAGGTCCTGGCGGGCGTCAATCTGCCCATGCTCCTCAAGGCCAACTCGCTTCGTTCCGAGCAGCTCACCCTCTCTGAGATGGCCAACCAGTTGGCGTCCTATGGTCAGCGCAACATCACCTGTGCATCCGCCCTTCTTCGCGAGGCCCAGCAGCAGCCGCGAACTTGA
- a CDS encoding M35 family metallo-endopeptidase has translation MGAVISASLLGACGSPEERAGDVPAQGETARDAVAGDVAVKLSTPRQSLAAREDVGVTVTLTNVSKDTVRLLKWHTPTDGLKEDLFAITVDGAPVEYQGRHYKWATPQASDYLRLAAGESVSYTVDLGAIYDFSRTGSYSLRYDSDSHDSTAGHEGISQLRSDSLSVFVEGRPFVGPQAEAAGTVSAMALSTANCNATRTTQVTTAFNDAKTMSSGAISWLSTTRNPPTRFTTWFGTYNTTNNNTILAHFNAILSAFNTKSVIVDCGCTDSAYAYVYKNQPYRIYVCNAFWPAPPTGTDSKAGTLIHEMSHFTVVSDTDDHAYGQSACKSLATSNPTNARDNADSHEYFAENTPSLP, from the coding sequence ATGGGTGCGGTTATCAGTGCCTCGCTGCTGGGTGCCTGTGGTTCGCCCGAAGAGCGCGCGGGAGACGTTCCCGCCCAGGGCGAGACGGCGCGAGATGCGGTCGCCGGAGATGTCGCGGTCAAGCTGTCCACGCCGCGCCAGTCGCTGGCCGCGCGCGAGGACGTGGGCGTGACGGTGACGCTCACCAACGTTTCGAAGGACACGGTGCGCCTGCTCAAATGGCACACCCCCACGGATGGCTTGAAGGAGGACCTGTTCGCCATCACCGTGGACGGCGCTCCGGTGGAGTACCAGGGCCGGCACTACAAGTGGGCCACGCCGCAAGCGAGCGACTACCTGCGCCTGGCCGCAGGCGAGAGCGTCTCGTACACGGTGGACCTGGGCGCCATCTATGACTTCTCGCGCACGGGCAGCTACAGCCTGCGCTACGACTCGGACTCGCACGACTCCACCGCGGGCCACGAGGGCATCTCCCAGCTGCGCTCGGACAGCCTGAGCGTCTTCGTGGAGGGCCGTCCCTTCGTCGGGCCCCAGGCCGAGGCGGCCGGCACCGTCTCCGCCATGGCGCTGTCCACCGCGAACTGCAACGCCACGCGCACGACGCAGGTGACGACGGCGTTCAACGACGCGAAGACGATGTCCTCGGGCGCCATCAGCTGGCTCAGCACGACCAGGAATCCGCCCACCCGCTTCACGACGTGGTTCGGCACGTACAACACGACCAACAACAACACCATCCTGGCCCACTTCAACGCCATCCTGAGCGCCTTCAACACGAAGTCGGTCATCGTCGACTGCGGCTGCACGGACAGCGCCTACGCGTACGTGTACAAGAACCAGCCGTACCGCATCTACGTGTGCAACGCCTTCTGGCCCGCACCGCCGACGGGCACCGACTCCAAGGCTGGCACGCTGATTCACGAGATGAGCCACTTCACCGTGGTGTCCGACACGGATGACCACGCCTACGGCCAGAGCGCCTGCAAGAGCCTGGCGACGTCCAACCCGACCAACGCGCGCGACAACGCGGACAGCCACGAGTACTTCGCGGAGAACACCCCGTCGCTTCCGTGA
- a CDS encoding peroxiredoxin: MARTKLLQQGDALPDVTLMGAGNQPVRLKDLAGRKVLVVYFYPRDDSPGCTVQACGLRDQYEDFVAAGAEVVGISSDSVASHQGFAAKHRLPFILLSDEKGEAREAFGVGGSFLGLLPGRVTFVVDRQGIIRDSFESQIRVGEHVRRSLELVRSLASHAPPASRT; the protein is encoded by the coding sequence GTGGCGAGAACGAAGCTGTTGCAGCAGGGCGATGCGCTGCCAGACGTGACGCTGATGGGCGCGGGCAACCAGCCGGTGCGCCTGAAGGACCTGGCGGGACGCAAGGTGCTGGTCGTCTACTTCTACCCGCGAGACGACTCGCCGGGTTGTACGGTCCAGGCCTGCGGCTTGAGGGACCAGTACGAGGACTTCGTCGCGGCGGGCGCGGAGGTCGTCGGCATCAGCTCCGACTCCGTCGCCTCCCACCAGGGCTTCGCGGCCAAGCACCGGCTGCCCTTCATCCTGTTGAGCGACGAGAAGGGCGAGGCCCGCGAGGCGTTCGGCGTGGGCGGCTCCTTCCTCGGCCTGCTGCCGGGCCGGGTCACCTTCGTGGTGGACCGCCAGGGCATCATCCGCGACAGCTTCGAATCCCAGATTCGCGTGGGCGAACACGTGCGCCGCTCGCTCGAACTCGTCCGCTCGCTCGCGAGCCACGCGCCTCCCGCCTCGAGGACGTGA